A region of Deltaproteobacteria bacterium DNA encodes the following proteins:
- a CDS encoding TonB family protein: MLHLDARGNLTTIDVVDSAGPRLDEAAVKAARASTFSPAQNGGVAMPCRAVLPIRFTLKS, encoded by the coding sequence ATGCTCCATCTGGACGCGCGCGGAAACCTGACCACCATCGATGTCGTCGACAGCGCCGGCCCGCGCCTGGACGAGGCCGCCGTGAAGGCGGCCAGGGCCTCGACCTTTTCGCCCGCGCAAAACGGCGGAGTCGCCATGCCCTGCCGGGCAGTGCTGCCCATCCGCTTCACCTTGAAAAGCTAG